A region of Chlamydia crocodili DNA encodes the following proteins:
- a CDS encoding DUF1389 domain-containing protein yields the protein MNPIQTSPLPGSNASLILIRKDGDTKPCVTEKLRKCAVAIGSLAFLATFTAFIIMGLTHFSIVLGLIISLVLSGVMLASLYRLYLPCREKLPIPSGFLSVIKQEFPKAIYDLTVQEKLTLQELRIILTGLSSKTFTFPSLECQEKIGRFGLERLQKACEGIQLPHLENLLLKHCPFYFIKTFIQIGPREFPEAENMNSEVYWLSRTGLTHRLDTAFHHYIWIFSKVVSKSEYETLLSHARNNTWDEASPMVEEVRTRLIGRTPNEPVEHFHIDRAWLSRCFSQFSLEWLLYFCKHGVSWDQLQLIKQVECRDMIFLSMFNDANGGANLIRLILSIYPHIQEDHDEFDASIMLLTWEEWIDDYEKNKENRDWRFYDRTITFLNGRRGESLMRKEPPHIPIYSIDSTTGMRILE from the coding sequence ATGAATCCTATACAGACTTCCCCTCTCCCAGGATCTAATGCTTCCTTGATATTGATAAGAAAAGACGGGGACACAAAGCCTTGTGTAACCGAAAAGTTGCGTAAATGTGCTGTAGCTATAGGTAGCCTTGCTTTCCTTGCCACATTTACAGCTTTTATTATTATGGGATTGACCCATTTTTCCATTGTTTTAGGTTTAATAATTTCTCTAGTTCTTTCGGGAGTAATGCTTGCATCGTTATATCGTTTATACCTTCCATGTCGAGAGAAACTGCCTATTCCCTCGGGATTCCTATCGGTAATTAAGCAAGAGTTCCCTAAAGCAATTTACGATTTAACTGTTCAGGAGAAGCTTACTCTTCAAGAGCTCCGTATTATTCTCACAGGTTTATCTTCCAAAACATTTACCTTTCCTTCGTTAGAGTGCCAGGAGAAGATAGGGAGATTTGGTCTTGAGCGTTTACAGAAGGCTTGTGAGGGAATTCAATTACCACATTTAGAAAACCTACTTTTAAAACATTGTCCTTTTTATTTTATAAAAACGTTTATTCAGATCGGTCCTAGAGAGTTTCCAGAAGCTGAAAATATGAATTCTGAAGTTTATTGGTTATCTCGTACAGGATTAACACACCGTTTAGATACAGCTTTTCATCACTATATCTGGATTTTTTCTAAAGTGGTTTCTAAATCTGAATATGAAACTCTATTAAGTCATGCTCGAAATAATACTTGGGATGAAGCATCTCCTATGGTTGAAGAAGTGCGAACCCGACTTATAGGTCGTACACCAAATGAGCCTGTGGAACATTTTCATATTGATAGAGCTTGGCTATCCCGTTGTTTTAGTCAATTCTCTCTAGAATGGTTGTTGTACTTCTGTAAGCATGGCGTTTCTTGGGATCAACTACAGTTGATTAAACAGGTAGAATGTAGGGATATGATCTTCCTTTCCATGTTTAATGATGCCAACGGAGGTGCAAATTTAATAAGGCTTATCCTTTCTATATATCCACATATTCAGGAAGATCATGATGAATTTGACGCTTCTATTATGCTACTTACCTGGGAGGAATGGATTGATGATTATGAGAAAAATAAAGAGAATCGCGACTGGCGTTTCTATGATAGGACGATTACCTTCTTAAATGGACGTAGAGGAGAATCTTTAATGAGAAAAGAGCCTCCACATATTCCTATTTATTCAATAGATAGCACAACAGGAATGAGGATACTCGAGTAA